From the genome of Diabrotica undecimpunctata isolate CICGRU unplaced genomic scaffold, icDiaUnde3 ctg00002562.1, whole genome shotgun sequence:
ACATAAAAGATTCTTTAGGATACAGTGTATAAAATGTATGAGGTCAATACAGAGCCTTACTTATCAGAAAACTGTATCAATCACATCAATCAAACATTTTTTCATCAATACAAATGTCACGTAATATTTGGTAccattgttaatttttttttaatgttgtaggtAATAATGTTAGACATTCAAGGATTAGGTATAACCTTGAGTAACCTATGGGATGATTATGATTCGGGACTGGCTTTTGGGATCAGTATTATAATCTTATTGGTAGATATAGTATTGTACGGGGTATTGGCTTATTATCTTGATAACGTTATTCCAAGTAAGTATTCAttcttatatattatattattttattaagtattattaaagtattattattagcAAACTCTCGCTACATTAGCCCAACtgaatttttatgttaaatttttctCAAAAGAAAGACGGATTGtactttataatttattatatgacTTATCACACTTAAAATTGACCCAAAAGTGTCTTAAACTACATCACGAACAGTATCAATTCAAATAATACTACTATTTGAATTGAACGTGTCTATTTACTTTCTTCGCTTTTGAATATGCGACTTGCATTTCTTATACCAGGTCAGAAACAGTAAATACCTACTGTATCACGATAACATTTATATTTCCTGTTGACTAAATTCAAAATTCAATTCAAATCGAACATATATAAAACgaatttaatttgaatttttaagATTTCTGTATGTCCTTAATGCCACACCCTTTCCAaaccaaaataaataaatcaaaataaataccAAAGTTGTTTATTTAAGATATATTATGTATTGATTTTAGGTGAATACGGTGTAAAAAGGTCACCACTATTTTGTTTAATGCCATCTTTTTGGATATCTAAACGTAGTCAGGTATGTATGATACACGTGTTGGTATACataaaattttatacataaatcagTGTTGCAACATTTACGATATTATATctgtaatataaaaatgaatcgcaaaatgtgttgttaag
Proteins encoded in this window:
- the LOC140432019 gene encoding cholesterol transporter ABCA5-like produces the protein MFAFMITPFFDKARTAGVVSAFMIPISGLLYFLQIFVSSKNPQYLWAVSLISPAGFGLAIDKVIMLDIQGLGITLSNLWDDYDSGLAFGISIIILLVDIVLYGVLAYYLDNVIPSEYGVKRSPLFCLMPSFWISKRSQ